The Coffea arabica cultivar ET-39 chromosome 2c, Coffea Arabica ET-39 HiFi, whole genome shotgun sequence genome includes the window CTCGCGGGTGGTTGGATCCGGAGGGTTCAGCACTGTTTATCTCTCCCAATTCCCGGATTCAAGCCTTGGGGCAATTAAGATGATCCACGGCGCCAGCAGCAGCCAGCGGCTTCATCGGGTTTTTAAGCAGGAGCTGGACATTCTCCTCCGCCTCCGACACGATCACATCGTCAAGCTTCTTGGCTACTCTGATGATCCAGGTACGTCGTAAGCCTCCCCCTCTCCTCCAGATACTAATGCTGATAGTAGCGTCATTGTAGAAAAGAATATGTTTCGACGGACTTACCATTAATTATTACTTGTGCACAAGTGTTAagactttcttttttctttttccgcgCAGAAGAAAGCATTTTGGTGTTTGAGTATGTTCCCAACGGGAATTTGCAAGACAAACTCCATACACCTAAAGCAAGAAGAGGAGGAAAAACAGGAGCAGGAGCAGatggagaggaggaggaggagggcgTGCTTTCGTGGAACAGCCGCATCAAAATAGCATTTCAACTTGCCCAGGCCTTGGAATATCTCCACCACAAGTGTCCCTTACAGATAGTTCATGGGGACATCAAAGCTTCCAACATTCTCTTAGACAGCCACCTCAACTGTAAACTCTGCGATTTTGGATCCGCCAAGATGGGATTCGCTTCCTCGGTGCTCCCGCccttttcttcatcttcttcttctgcaaCGAGCAGCAGCAGAATGATGCTTGGGTCTCCCGGTTACGCCGATCCTCACTACCTCAGGACAGGGATCGCCTCCAAAAAGAACGACGTGTATAGCTTCGGAGTTATCCTTCTGGAACTCATAACGGGGAGGGAGGCCCTCTGCTCCCGCACCGGCCACAAGTTGACTTCCATCGCTGCACCCGCGCTGAGGGATCCATCGAAGCTGCCCCAGTTGCTGGATCCACGTCTTCTCCGAGGCGACGATCCTGAATTGTTGGAACAAGTCAAGGTCATGGCTTCCATTTCAGCAACGTGCCTTTGCGATTCTCCCGCCCTTAGG containing:
- the LOC113724778 gene encoding probable receptor-like protein kinase At4g10390 — protein: MAAAAASSSSSSCFTCCFRFIKLRCKRCLERVADVTSTSAAGITASRSEGEEAQRKQGLHQNHPRKFSWDELERFSSNFSRVVGSGGFSTVYLSQFPDSSLGAIKMIHGASSSQRLHRVFKQELDILLRLRHDHIVKLLGYSDDPEESILVFEYVPNGNLQDKLHTPKARRGGKTGAGADGEEEEEGVLSWNSRIKIAFQLAQALEYLHHKCPLQIVHGDIKASNILLDSHLNCKLCDFGSAKMGFASSVLPPFSSSSSSATSSSRMMLGSPGYADPHYLRTGIASKKNDVYSFGVILLELITGREALCSRTGHKLTSIAAPALRDPSKLPQLLDPRLLRGDDPELLEQVKVMASISATCLCDSPALRPSASDILNAIIRHQYSLLPIS